One window of the Perca flavescens isolate YP-PL-M2 chromosome 5, PFLA_1.0, whole genome shotgun sequence genome contains the following:
- the slc35d2 gene encoding UDP-N-acetylglucosamine/UDP-glucose/GDP-mannose transporter isoform X1: MSANACQKTVEHSRLLKFYSAVFYAGSSFLITVVNKTVLTSFRFPSYMCLGIGQMIITLVVLYAAKMSKTVQFQDFDRSIVLKIFPLPLLYVGNHITGLASTKKLSLPMFTVLRKFTILMTMILEVYILRKTFPKRLVYSVVAIVLGAMVAASSDLAFDVESYTFILLNDALTAASGVYTKKKLGTEGLGKYGVLFYNALIIVIPTLLASAFTGDLHKAVTFEDWVETTFIFCFLMSCFMGFVLMYSIVLCSYYNSALTTTVVGAIKNVAVAYIGIFVGGDYLFSWTNFLGLSICMSGGLVYSYLIFNQKSSGSNTEGAQELKIHITED, translated from the exons ATGTCTGCCAACGCCTGTCAAAAAACCGTTGAACACTCCAGACTGCTCAAGTTTTACTCTGCCGTGTTTTACGCCGGCAGTTCGTTTCTTATTACGGTGGTAAATAAAACCGTGCTGACCAGCTTCAG GTTTCCTTCCTACATGTGTCTGGGAATTGGCCAg ATGATCATCACTCTTGTTGTTCTTTATGCTGCCAAAATGAGCAAAACAGTCCAGTTTCAAGATTTTGACAGAAGTATTGTCTTAAAA ATTTTCCCTCTTCCTTTGCTGTACGTTGGCAACCATATAACAGGACTGGCAAGCACCAAAAAACTCAG TTTACCCATGTTTACAGTACTACGGAAATTCACCATATTGATGACAATGATCTTGGAAGTATATATTCTAAG aaaaACATTCCCAAAACGCCTTGTGTACAGTGTTGTAGCCATAGTCCTGGGTGCCATGGTGGCTGCAAG TTCTGACCTGGCCTTCGATGTGGAGAGCTATACTTTCATTCTGCTCAATGATGCCCTTACTGCTGCCAGCGGTGTGTACACCAAGAAGAAACTTGGCACTGAG ggccTTGGGAAGTATGGTGTCTTATTTTACAATGCACTAATCATTGTCATCCCCACTTTGTTGGCAAGTGCATTTACTGGAGATTTACACAAG GCAGTCACATTTGAGGACTGGGTTGAAaccacttttattttttgtttcctcATGTCCTGCTTCATGGG gtttgTGCTGATGTATTCCATAGTCCTGTGCAGCTATTATAACTCAGCACTTACTACGACAGTAGTGGGGGCAATAAAG AATGTTGCAGTAGCCTATATTGGCATCTTTGTGGGTGGAGACTACCTGTTCTCTTGGACCAACTTCCTAGGCCTCAGCATTTG TATGTCAGGTGGACTAGTGTACTCATATCTCATCTTCAACCAAAAATCATCTGGAAGCAACACAGAAGGAGCACAAGAGCTGAAGATTCATATCACAGAAGATTAA
- the slc35d2 gene encoding UDP-N-acetylglucosamine/UDP-glucose/GDP-mannose transporter isoform X2: MSANACQKTVEHSRLLKFYSAVFYAGSSFLITVVNKTVLTSFRFPSYMCLGIGQIFPLPLLYVGNHITGLASTKKLSLPMFTVLRKFTILMTMILEVYILRKTFPKRLVYSVVAIVLGAMVAASSDLAFDVESYTFILLNDALTAASGVYTKKKLGTEGLGKYGVLFYNALIIVIPTLLASAFTGDLHKAVTFEDWVETTFIFCFLMSCFMGFVLMYSIVLCSYYNSALTTTVVGAIKNVAVAYIGIFVGGDYLFSWTNFLGLSICMSGGLVYSYLIFNQKSSGSNTEGAQELKIHITED, translated from the exons ATGTCTGCCAACGCCTGTCAAAAAACCGTTGAACACTCCAGACTGCTCAAGTTTTACTCTGCCGTGTTTTACGCCGGCAGTTCGTTTCTTATTACGGTGGTAAATAAAACCGTGCTGACCAGCTTCAG GTTTCCTTCCTACATGTGTCTGGGAATTGGCCAg ATTTTCCCTCTTCCTTTGCTGTACGTTGGCAACCATATAACAGGACTGGCAAGCACCAAAAAACTCAG TTTACCCATGTTTACAGTACTACGGAAATTCACCATATTGATGACAATGATCTTGGAAGTATATATTCTAAG aaaaACATTCCCAAAACGCCTTGTGTACAGTGTTGTAGCCATAGTCCTGGGTGCCATGGTGGCTGCAAG TTCTGACCTGGCCTTCGATGTGGAGAGCTATACTTTCATTCTGCTCAATGATGCCCTTACTGCTGCCAGCGGTGTGTACACCAAGAAGAAACTTGGCACTGAG ggccTTGGGAAGTATGGTGTCTTATTTTACAATGCACTAATCATTGTCATCCCCACTTTGTTGGCAAGTGCATTTACTGGAGATTTACACAAG GCAGTCACATTTGAGGACTGGGTTGAAaccacttttattttttgtttcctcATGTCCTGCTTCATGGG gtttgTGCTGATGTATTCCATAGTCCTGTGCAGCTATTATAACTCAGCACTTACTACGACAGTAGTGGGGGCAATAAAG AATGTTGCAGTAGCCTATATTGGCATCTTTGTGGGTGGAGACTACCTGTTCTCTTGGACCAACTTCCTAGGCCTCAGCATTTG TATGTCAGGTGGACTAGTGTACTCATATCTCATCTTCAACCAAAAATCATCTGGAAGCAACACAGAAGGAGCACAAGAGCTGAAGATTCATATCACAGAAGATTAA
- the ccl27a gene encoding C-C motif chemokine 27a, with protein MDVKVAFVIACLCTLAITSTEAGIPKCCVSTKTDIPLALLRKVHRWYMQPSSGACDIPALILYVKEMKKPICAHPKMKRALIMLQRIIKQNKLKQFTEK; from the exons ATGGATGTGAAAGTTGCGTTTGTGATTGCCTGTCTGTGTACTTTGGCCATCACCTCTACTGAAG CTGGCATCCCAAAATGCTGCGTCTCAACAAAAACGGACATCCCTTTGGCACTGCTGAGGAAGGTCCACAGATGGTACATGCAGCCAAGCAGCGGCGCCTGTGACATCCCTGCATTGAT ACTGTATGTAAAGGAGATGAAGAAGCCCATATGTGCTCATCCTAAAATGAAGAGAGCACTGATAATGCTGCAGCGGATTATCAAACAGAACAAGCTGAAACAGTTTACtgagaagtag
- the avp gene encoding vasopressin-neurophysin 2-copeptin, translating into MPHSLLPLCVLGLLALSSACYIQNCPRGGKRALPDTGIRQCMPCGPGDRGRCFGPSICCGEGLGCLLGSPETAHCVEENYLLTACQAGGRPCGSEGGRCAAPGLCCNSESCAVDPDCLGETEASDPAHGSAGSSPAELLLRLLHVATRG; encoded by the exons ATGCCTCACTCCTTGTTGCCCCTTTGCGTCCTGGGACTCCTCGCCCTCTCATCCGCCTGTTACATCCAGAACTGCCCCAGAGGGGGGAAACGAGCGCTGCCGGATACTGGGATCAGACAG TGCATGCCGTGTGGCCCCGGAGACAGGGGCCGCTGCTTCGGCCCCAGTATCTGCTGCGGGGAGGGCCTCGGCTGCCTGCTCGGCTCCCCAGAAACGGCTCACTGCGTGGAGGAGAACTACCTGCTCACCGCCTGCCAGGCAGGAGGGAGACCCTGTGGGTCTGAGGGAGGACGCTGCGCTGCTCCAGGACTCTGCTGTAACTCCG AGAGCTGTGCGGTGGACCCTGACTGCCTGGGGGAGACCGAGGCCTCAGATCCAGCCCACGGCTCTGCAGGGAGCTCGCCAGCTGAGCTGCTGCTGCGCCTGTTGCATGTGGCCACCAGAGGATAG
- the ubox5 gene encoding RING finger protein 37, translating into MVVNLCLPHFYATVHCNKLCADGYDVTNLVSADPALRRRGFKLEYFLRPPVQVTLKFGFQVELCRVDVELWPWGMDRGQACKRLEISTSSDPLPTQNVGQGHKRVQQKKEMQVKDQKHSREKQQEHDSKSRQSNGPHWRLNAQQWGDEALDEPQQRGHAFKCQSNTESSNTVTEFKLVGRCELREETQVCFTRSNISPRPPFLSTPPPPPANCRQEELWSRGPLSLGAVTQLRVTVPFGGAASALGLKALAVWGQPARCCPAEEVERIKRVHEASDRRPPRPVFFAPSISQSKSPLQAATPPSKLSIPEEFLDPITQEVMMLPMLLPSGVSVDNTTMEEHQKREATWGRTPNDPFTGVPFTSTSQPLPNPQLKSRIDLFLLQQGMMSRDGMLGRQGDGENPQASRLLASEVHGQSQYSPCLSESTKNNTAIQAFAGTRNTNRTTQIKVTGLGHSSDNGNRTCNSQPLTTESKSERGQKRDLSDLSKDSTEGLTAERHLLPHSKRPRHYAVSVPSCSSHEQRLSASLDEALFSALQGRPSFTSNLSQQSRVIPDCESLNTSRHSQTAGTPNMPTGEKMCSACSCSVSAYSKSASSIYRLTCGHLLCHACLRRESQPLDTVTITTSNHIVCPACQSTTPRSDVIRVHR; encoded by the exons ATGGTTGTGAATCTCTGTCTGCCACACTTTTATGCAACAGTTCATTGCAACAAG CTGTGCGCAGATGGCTATGATGTCACAAACCTTGTGTCAGCCGACCCTGCTCTCCGGAGGCGGGGCTTCAAGCTGGAGTACTTCCTCCGTCCACCTGTACAG GTGACGTTGAAGTTTGGCTTCCAGGTGGAGCTGTGCAGGGTGGATGTGGAGCTGTGGCCCTGGGGTATGGACCGAGGACAGGCCTGCAAGAGACTGGAGATTAGCACTAGCTCTGATCCGCTACCCACCCAAAATGTTGGCCAAGGCCACAAAAGGGttcagcaaaagaaagaaatgcaagTAAAGGACCAGAAACATAGCCGAGAAAAACAACAAGAGCATGACAGTAAATCTCGCCAGAGTAATGGCCCCCACTGGAGACTTAACGCCCAACAATGGGGTGACGAAGCTCTAGATGAGCCTCAACAAAGAGGCCATGCGTTCAAGTGCCAATCAAACACTGAATCCAGTAATACTGTTACAGAGTTTAAACTCGTAGGTCGCTGCGAACTAAGGGAGGAAACCCAAGTCTGTTTCACACGTTCAAATATAAGTCCCCGGCCCCCGTTCCTCTCCACGCCACCTCCACCACCTGCAAATTGTCGGCAAGAGGAGCTGTGGAGTCGGGGTCCGCTCTCATTAGGCGCTGTGACACAGCTTCGCGTGACTGTGCCATTTGGAGGTGCAGCATCTGCTCTGGGGCTCAAGGCCTTGGCCGTGTGGGGACAACCTGCTCGCTGCTGCCCTGCAGAAGAAGTGGAGAGGATTAAAAGAGTCCATGAGGCCAGTGATAGACGGCCGCCAAGACCAGTGTTTTTTGCCCCTtctatcagccaatcaaaatcaCCACTGCAAGCGGCTACACCTCCAAG CAAACTTTCCATCCCAGAAGAGTTCCTTGACCCGATAACTCAGGAGGTAATGATGCTGCCCATGCTGCTGCCCAGTGGTGTGTCAGTGGACAACACCACAATGGAGGAGCACCAGAAGAGGGAAGCCACTTGGGGTCGAACCCCGAACGACCCCTTCACCGGCGTTCCGTTTACTTCCACCTCCCAGCCTCTTCCTAACCCCCAATTGAAAAGCCGCATTGACCTCTTCCTCCTGCAGCAAGGGATGATGAGCAGGGACGGGATGTTGGGGAGACAAGGGGATGGAGAGAATCCACAGGCCTCAAGACTTCTTGCCTCTGAGGTACATGGACAGTCCCAGTATTCTCCATGTCTCAGTGAAAGCACAAAAAACAACACTGCTATTCAAGCGTTTGCTGGCACCAGAAACACAAACAGGACCACACAAATAAAAGTCACTGGATTAGGACATTCATCAGATAATGGGAACCGCACATGTAACTCCCAGCCGCTAACTACGGAgagtaaatcggaaagaggacAGAAACGAGATCTTAGTGACCTTTCCAAAGATTCAACAGAAGGGCTGACAGCTGAGAGGCATCTACTACCTCACTCAAAAAGACCCAGACATTATGCAGTTTCAG TCCCCAGCTGCAGCTCTCACGAGCAGCGTTTGTCAGCCAGTCTGGATGAGGCCCTCTTCTCTGCCCTGCAGGGCCGACCCTCCTTCACCTCAAACTTGTCTCAGCAGAGCCGGGTTATTCCTGACTGTGAATCACTGAACACCTCACGGCACAGTCAGACTGCAGGCACTCCAAACATGCCAACAG GTGAGAAGATGTGCTCTGCATGTTCCTGTTCGGTCTCTGCTTACTCCAAATCTGCGTCATCCATCTACCGTCTAACCTGCGGTCACCTGCTCTGCCATGCCTGCCTGCGGAGGGAATCGCAACCACTAGACACTGTCACTATAACAACATCCAATCACATCGTGTGTCCCGCCTGCCAAAGCACTACCCCTCGCAGTGACGTCATACGCGTACATCGCTGA